In the Bacillus horti genome, CAGCTGCCACCCAGCACCAATTGCTCCACGCTTGAGGGTAAGCCGTCACTTTTAATTGTTTTGACGCAAATAAAATCGGATTTGTTTCCAGATCGAAATCATCAGCTCCAACCGGAGAAGCTGAGAAAGCAAGTGAAGCAGAAAGTAACAATACGAGCAACCATTTTGAACCTTTTCTGACGTTCAATACAATACCTCCATTTCTGTTTTAGATTGATTAAATATCCTCTGATGTCATAAATTAGAATTACGTAGTATTATTATATTCATTTTAAGTAAAAAACACAATATTTATTTTATTTTGAATTTTTAAAATAATTTATAATGGATTATTGCTTGTTTTTGGTGATTTTTGAATAGGGATTACAAAGCTTGAAGGTTGACAAATGCTTTACAATGTCATTAAATGATGGTGGGCTAAATAACGTTAGATTTGAAAAACTTGACAGAACAGGGGTTTTAACTTTGAAGAAATTATGGCTTTTAAAGGTATTAGTCTTCCTTTTATTGATCAGTGCTGCGTGTAGCTCTGGAGATTCAAATGGAGATGAAATTGAGGATGAGGCTAACGAAGAAGAAGGGATTAATCTAGATGATTATATTACTGTAACGGATGGAGAATTTGACATTCCACCTGTTGTAGCGAGAGTAAATGATACAGAATTTAGTGATGATATTTTAAAATATACGATTGCTTTGTTAGCTAGTTATGGGGTCATTCCTTCAGAGATTACTGTAGAGGAGCTGAGAGAACGTTCACTTATGGAGCTTGATCAGATGATTAGTGCCCATTTAATAGAAGAAGCCGCGGCACAAACCACTTATGAGCCAACCGAGGATCAAATTGAAGAGCAAATGGGACAGCTGGAGGAGCAAGAGGAGTATGCTCAGTATACAGAGGAGCAAATAAGAAGACATGCTCTAACCATGCTGAAAAATGAGCATTATATCACTAGTCAAATTGGTGAAATTACCGTATCAGAAGAGGAAGTAAGAGCGGAGTATGATGCATTTTTAGATCAGGCTGAGTATGAAGTTATGCCATTTGACGAGGTCAGGGATGAGCTAGAGGAAATTTTAATTAGAGAGAAACGGATTGAAGCGGAGCTTGAGCTAGCTATTCCTCTTAAAGAAGAAGCTACGATTGAAATCTATATTTAAGATTAGATTCAAGTAAAACTGAATAGTTTCATGAGAATTGTTCTAGAAAGAGTGTAGCTAAAACAATTATTGCAGGAACACGCCCCCTTTTGCTGTATGTACAGCTTAAGGGGTTTTATTTTTGCTAGTCCCTATTGACTTTAGATTGGTTCTATCCTATTATATATTAAGTAAATAACTAGATAGTTACAAGTTGAAGAAAGGTGAAATTATGAAAAGAGATCCTCAGAAAACCCAAGAGCTAATATTGGAAGCAGCTACGAAGAGATTTGCCGTGGGAGGAATGGCTGGAGCTAGAGTGGATGAAATTGCTTCAGATAGTGGAGTAAACAAGAGAATGATCTATCATTACTTTGGTGATAAGCAAGGTCTTTATGCGAAAGTATTACAGGTCCAAATGCAGCAAATGTTTAGAGATATTAGAAAGCCGCGGTCCCAAACGGTAGATGAACAAATCCGAGAAGCAATTGAAGCTTATTTTGATTACTGCCGAAGTAATCCGGCCTACATTTCAATCATGCAGTGGGAAATGGTTTCAAAGTGGAGCACGTTGAACAGTATGGCAGAAGAGGTAGGGGGCGAGCTTTATACCTTATTAATTGAAATAATAAACGGGGGGATACGAGAAGGGGTTTTCCATGCAGAGACAGATGCAAGATTGTTTATTACCCTAGCCACCATTCAGGTTTTCTGTTTCTTCCCAATGCTTTATCATCCCAATTTATTGCATGAGGGTACGGCGGTACCAATAAGTGAAGCTAAGGTTGAAGACTACAAAAAAAAGGTAGTCGATCAAATCATGCGCTCCTTAGAACCATAATGTATAGAAACTTGACCTGATGAAAGGAAGAATGAATCAATGGAACAGCTAGAACAAATTTTTCAGTACTCTTTACGAATTACACCTGGCTTAATTCTTATCACCTTAACTTATCTTCTCCTGCCACAGAAAACGGTGATGGCTAAGCTCTTTTTACTTGTATTTGGTTTCATATTAGTACGAGATGCCATGACGCCGATGGGCTTTTGGAGATTCGGTGTTTCAGAAAACACGGTATGGGTACGTTTCATTGAGGATGGCTTGATTTTAACCACTTTAGGAATCATTTCTTTACTTTTTACCGTAGCCATAGTGTATCTTAACCCTAAATTAAAAGAGTATTTGGTATGGTTTGGTCAAAACAAACTTGCTTCTATAGGGATGGGGCTAGCTGGTGCTGTAATTGTTATCCTGCCATTTCTTTATATGTATAATGTGGCTCCTGTTGAACTGAGGGGTGGCATTGTCCCAACTAATCTTATCGTCCCATTGTTAGTGTTAGCCCTGTTTGGAAACCTGATGGAAGAGGTTCTATTCCGAGGCTATCTTCAAGGATATTTCGAAAAAATTACTGGTC is a window encoding:
- a CDS encoding CPBP family intramembrane glutamic endopeptidase, whose amino-acid sequence is MEQLEQIFQYSLRITPGLILITLTYLLLPQKTVMAKLFLLVFGFILVRDAMTPMGFWRFGVSENTVWVRFIEDGLILTTLGIISLLFTVAIVYLNPKLKEYLVWFGQNKLASIGMGLAGAVIVILPFLYMYNVAPVELRGGIVPTNLIVPLLVLALFGNLMEEVLFRGYLQGYFEKITGPWRAAILSGLLFALGHIFLSATVTDLGIAILIFTLYEGMVCAFVRMKYGIIASTLTHGLTIFVLASGLL
- a CDS encoding TetR/AcrR family transcriptional regulator yields the protein MKRDPQKTQELILEAATKRFAVGGMAGARVDEIASDSGVNKRMIYHYFGDKQGLYAKVLQVQMQQMFRDIRKPRSQTVDEQIREAIEAYFDYCRSNPAYISIMQWEMVSKWSTLNSMAEEVGGELYTLLIEIINGGIREGVFHAETDARLFITLATIQVFCFFPMLYHPNLLHEGTAVPISEAKVEDYKKKVVDQIMRSLEP